One stretch of Segatella copri DNA includes these proteins:
- a CDS encoding Fe-S cluster domain-containing protein: MNFILIAVLVLGAIALIAALVLFGVSKKFAVEEDPRLGQVGEILPGANCGGCGFAGCSGMAAALVKGADAGSIDGLMCPVGGADVMGKVADLLGMAVANTEPKVAVVRCNGTCENRPRIAEYDGLHTCAAMNSCGAGETGCGFGCLGCGDCVAACQFGAISINPETGIPEVDEEKCTGCGACANACPRHIIELRKKGPKGRRVYVQCVNHDKGAVAKKACSVACIGCGKCQKVCKFDAITIENNVAYVDFNKCRMCTKCVDECPTGALVKVNFPVKKAKPAAEAAPKAEAPVAAPKAEVSEEKKED; the protein is encoded by the coding sequence ATGAATTTTATTTTGATTGCTGTCTTGGTTCTCGGAGCAATCGCGCTGATTGCAGCGCTGGTTCTCTTCGGAGTATCTAAGAAGTTTGCCGTCGAAGAAGACCCTCGCTTGGGCCAGGTAGGAGAGATTCTGCCAGGTGCCAACTGTGGAGGTTGCGGTTTTGCCGGATGTTCCGGTATGGCTGCAGCTCTGGTGAAGGGTGCTGATGCCGGTTCTATTGATGGACTGATGTGTCCGGTAGGTGGAGCTGACGTGATGGGCAAGGTAGCCGACCTTTTAGGTATGGCAGTAGCCAATACCGAGCCAAAGGTGGCTGTGGTTCGTTGTAATGGTACTTGCGAGAATCGTCCTCGCATTGCCGAGTATGATGGTTTGCACACTTGTGCAGCTATGAATTCATGTGGCGCTGGCGAAACAGGCTGCGGGTTCGGCTGTCTGGGTTGTGGCGATTGCGTGGCTGCCTGCCAGTTTGGTGCAATCTCTATCAATCCTGAAACTGGCATTCCTGAGGTTGATGAAGAGAAGTGTACGGGTTGTGGTGCTTGCGCCAACGCTTGTCCACGTCATATCATCGAGCTCCGCAAGAAGGGTCCTAAGGGCCGTAGAGTTTACGTTCAGTGCGTAAACCACGACAAGGGTGCTGTTGCCAAGAAGGCTTGTAGCGTTGCTTGCATCGGATGCGGTAAGTGTCAGAAGGTCTGCAAGTTTGATGCAATTACCATTGAGAACAATGTGGCTTATGTTGACTTCAATAAGTGCCGCATGTGTACCAAGTGTGTTGATGAATGCCCAACAGGTGCTCTCGTAAAAGTTAATTTCCCAGTTAAGAAGGCAAAGCCAGCTGCAGAGGCTGCACCTAAGGCAGAGGCTCCAGTAGCTGCTCCTAAGGCTGAGGTTTCAGAAGAAAAGAAGGAGGATTAA
- a CDS encoding rhamnogalacturonan acetylesterase, producing the protein MKKIKAILCVFILALLMTSSTKTTTIFVIGDSTAAEKGGFRNNPERGWGMVLQGFFDDKVIVDNHAVNGRSSLSFINEGRWKKVLDSIKPGDYVFIQFGHNDEKSMPDRHTDPGSTFDANLARYVNETRAKGGIPVLFNAVVRRCYYSAELKNDDDEKLRNKVYDGREQINSDTLIDTHGAYVIAPRNVAKQLNVPFVDATKITHDIETGMGIEGSRKLHMWFMPGENPQVPKGKKDNTHYNVYGARVVAGALADAVAEQVPALKSHVCHYDYVVSAEGRGNFMDLQKAVDAVPVGKKAVIRILGGEWKKPIIAKGKKIKFVKSFGAKIK; encoded by the coding sequence ATGAAAAAAATAAAAGCTATTTTATGTGTATTCATACTGGCGTTGCTGATGACATCCAGCACAAAGACAACAACGATTTTTGTAATAGGTGATTCTACCGCTGCCGAGAAAGGTGGTTTTAGAAATAATCCAGAGCGAGGATGGGGGATGGTATTGCAAGGCTTTTTTGATGACAAGGTGATTGTTGACAATCATGCTGTTAATGGTCGTTCTTCTTTGAGCTTTATCAATGAAGGAAGATGGAAAAAGGTTTTGGATAGTATAAAGCCAGGTGATTATGTGTTTATCCAGTTTGGGCATAACGATGAGAAGTCAATGCCTGACCGTCATACTGATCCGGGATCTACTTTTGATGCAAACCTTGCCAGATATGTAAATGAGACCCGTGCCAAGGGTGGTATTCCTGTACTGTTCAATGCGGTGGTTCGTCGCTGCTATTATTCTGCAGAATTGAAGAATGATGATGACGAGAAGCTTCGCAATAAAGTATATGATGGAAGGGAGCAGATTAATAGTGATACGCTTATCGACACCCACGGGGCTTATGTGATAGCTCCCCGCAATGTAGCAAAGCAGCTGAATGTTCCGTTTGTTGATGCTACCAAGATTACCCACGATATAGAAACGGGCATGGGTATTGAAGGCAGCCGCAAATTACATATGTGGTTTATGCCTGGCGAGAATCCGCAGGTTCCTAAGGGTAAGAAAGATAATACCCATTATAATGTATATGGTGCACGTGTGGTTGCCGGTGCGCTTGCTGATGCTGTAGCTGAGCAGGTGCCAGCGCTGAAGTCTCATGTCTGCCATTATGATTATGTAGTCTCTGCAGAAGGTCGAGGCAATTTCATGGATTTGCAGAAGGCTGTAGATGCGGTTCCTGTAGGCAAGAAGGCTGTTATCCGTATTTTGGGTGGTGAATGGAAGAAGCCAATCATCGCAAAAGGCAAGAAGATTAAGTTTGTCAAGTCATTTGGTGCTAAAATCAAATAG
- a CDS encoding glycoside hydrolase family 10 protein — protein MKRLKAILMLVVAMMLMSSATMMAQNKREFRGAWIQCVNGQYLGKSTQQIQAMLTRQLDELQKDGVNAIIFQVRAECDALYKSDLEPWSKFLTGVQGKAPSPYWDPLQWMIEQCHNRGMELHAWINPYRAKHSVTSYEQVSPKNIVKKRPDLCFQYGKLTLLNPGLQAAADYICEVAVDIVSRYDVDGFHIDDYFYPYPEAGRQIPDQQLFSQQSRGMRNIGDWRRDNVSRFVKQLSESIHAVKPWVKFGVSPFGIYRNKRTDPDGSETFGLQNYDDLYADVLLWVNNGWIDYCVPQIYWEIGNRAADYKTLITWWNKHAGNRPLYIGEDIERTAKFADPVNPRSHQLPAKHRLHQQMNNVKGTVLWYAQTAADNVGNIGHTLRNNYWKYPALPPSMPFLDNKAPKGVKGVKLMWTEKGPLLVWKAPKASKKKWGDQVNRFAIYRFEKGAKVNLNDVSALQAVTYDNFYRIPYVSGKKYVYVVTALDRVGNESKGKKKKISF, from the coding sequence ATGAAAAGACTGAAAGCGATTTTGATGCTCGTTGTTGCAATGATGCTGATGTCGTCGGCAACAATGATGGCTCAGAACAAACGAGAGTTTCGTGGAGCCTGGATACAGTGTGTTAACGGACAGTATCTGGGCAAGAGTACGCAGCAGATCCAGGCGATGCTTACCAGACAGCTTGATGAACTGCAGAAGGATGGCGTGAATGCGATAATCTTTCAGGTTCGTGCCGAGTGTGATGCTTTGTATAAGAGTGATTTAGAGCCTTGGAGCAAGTTTCTTACGGGGGTGCAGGGAAAGGCTCCTTCTCCTTATTGGGATCCGTTGCAGTGGATGATAGAGCAGTGTCATAATCGTGGCATGGAGCTTCATGCATGGATTAATCCTTATCGTGCCAAGCATAGCGTAACTTCTTATGAGCAGGTTTCGCCGAAGAATATCGTGAAGAAGCGTCCTGATCTCTGTTTTCAGTATGGCAAGCTGACGCTGTTGAACCCTGGGTTGCAGGCTGCAGCCGACTATATTTGCGAGGTGGCTGTGGACATTGTAAGCCGATATGATGTTGATGGATTCCATATTGATGATTATTTCTATCCATATCCAGAGGCCGGACGTCAGATTCCTGATCAGCAGCTCTTCAGCCAGCAGTCGCGCGGCATGCGAAACATAGGTGATTGGCGCCGTGATAACGTGAGCCGGTTTGTAAAGCAGCTCAGCGAATCCATCCATGCCGTTAAGCCTTGGGTTAAGTTTGGTGTTTCTCCATTCGGAATCTACCGCAACAAGCGTACCGATCCTGATGGTTCTGAAACTTTCGGCCTCCAGAATTATGATGATCTTTATGCTGATGTTTTGCTTTGGGTGAATAATGGTTGGATAGACTATTGTGTGCCTCAGATTTATTGGGAGATAGGCAATCGTGCTGCCGATTACAAAACGCTCATAACCTGGTGGAATAAGCATGCTGGCAACCGCCCATTATATATAGGTGAAGATATAGAGCGTACAGCCAAGTTTGCTGACCCAGTCAATCCGCGCAGTCATCAGTTGCCTGCCAAGCACCGTTTGCATCAGCAGATGAATAATGTGAAGGGCACTGTGCTCTGGTATGCGCAGACTGCTGCCGATAATGTAGGTAATATCGGACATACACTCCGCAACAATTATTGGAAGTATCCAGCATTGCCACCCTCTATGCCTTTTCTTGATAATAAGGCACCAAAGGGGGTAAAGGGTGTCAAGCTGATGTGGACCGAGAAAGGTCCGCTGCTGGTATGGAAGGCTCCTAAGGCTAGCAAGAAAAAGTGGGGCGATCAGGTGAACCGTTTTGCTATCTATCGTTTTGAGAAAGGTGCTAAGGTAAATCTCAATGATGTTTCTGCACTCCAGGCAGTAACTTATGATAATTTCTATCGCATCCCTTATGTGAGTGGCAAGAAATATGTGTATGTAGTAACTGCTCTCGACCGGGTAGGAAACGAAAGTAAAGGTAAGAAAAAGAAAATTTCTTTTTAG
- a CDS encoding adenylosuccinate synthase — translation MNTGKVDVLLGLQWGDEGKGKVVDVLTPKYDVIARFQGGPNAGHTLEFEGEKYVLRSIPSGIFQGGKVNIIGNGVVLAPDLFMGEAKDLEKSGHDLKSRLYISKKAHLIMPTHRVLDAAIEASKGKNKVGTTGKGIGPTYTDKVSRTGLRVGDILDNFEEKYAAHKAAHLKTIASLGYTDFDITEVEKTWMEGIEYLKQFKLIDSEVEINKVLRSGKDILCEGAQGTMLDVDFGSYPFVTSSNTICAGACIGLGIGPNRIGNVYGIMKAYCTRVGAGPFPTELFDETGAKIRDLGHEYGAVTGRERRCGWCDLVQLKYSVMVNGVTELIMMKSDVLDGFDTIKACVAYKLKDGSVTTDFPYEIDDVEPVYKEFKGWKTDMTKFTSEDQFPQEFKDYIAFVEEFLETKIGIISIGPDRAQTIVRK, via the coding sequence ATGAACACAGGTAAAGTAGATGTCCTGCTGGGTTTGCAGTGGGGCGATGAAGGTAAAGGTAAGGTGGTTGACGTGTTGACCCCTAAGTATGATGTCATTGCTCGTTTCCAGGGTGGTCCTAATGCTGGACATACATTGGAGTTTGAGGGCGAGAAGTATGTGCTTCGCTCTATCCCTTCTGGTATTTTCCAGGGTGGTAAGGTGAACATCATCGGCAATGGTGTGGTTTTGGCTCCAGACCTCTTTATGGGTGAGGCTAAGGATCTTGAGAAGAGCGGTCATGATTTGAAGAGCCGTCTTTACATCTCTAAGAAGGCACATCTCATCATGCCTACTCACCGTGTACTCGATGCTGCTATCGAGGCTTCTAAGGGAAAGAACAAGGTAGGTACTACTGGTAAGGGTATCGGTCCTACTTATACTGACAAGGTTAGCCGTACCGGTCTTCGCGTAGGCGATATCCTTGACAATTTCGAGGAGAAGTATGCTGCTCACAAGGCTGCTCATCTCAAAACCATCGCAAGTCTCGGTTATACCGACTTCGATATTACAGAGGTTGAGAAGACCTGGATGGAGGGCATCGAATACTTGAAGCAGTTCAAACTCATCGATAGCGAGGTAGAAATCAACAAGGTGCTCCGTTCTGGCAAGGATATCCTCTGCGAGGGTGCTCAGGGTACTATGCTCGATGTTGACTTCGGTTCTTATCCATTCGTTACTTCTTCTAATACTATCTGTGCAGGTGCCTGCATTGGTTTAGGTATCGGTCCTAACCGCATTGGCAATGTTTATGGTATCATGAAGGCTTACTGTACACGTGTTGGTGCAGGTCCATTCCCTACAGAGCTTTTCGATGAGACTGGTGCCAAGATTCGTGACCTCGGTCATGAGTATGGTGCTGTTACCGGTCGTGAGCGTCGTTGTGGCTGGTGCGACCTTGTACAGCTCAAGTATTCTGTCATGGTGAATGGTGTTACCGAGCTTATCATGATGAAGAGCGACGTGCTCGATGGCTTCGATACCATCAAGGCATGCGTAGCATATAAGTTGAAGGATGGTTCTGTTACAACAGATTTCCCATACGAAATCGATGATGTAGAACCTGTTTACAAGGAGTTCAAGGGCTGGAAGACAGATATGACTAAGTTCACATCTGAAGATCAGTTCCCACAGGAGTTCAAGGATTATATTGCTTTCGTAGAAGAGTTCCTTGAGACTAAGATCGGTATCATTTCTATCGGTCCAGACCGTGCTCAGACTATTGTACGCAAGTAA
- a CDS encoding KdsC family phosphatase, protein MINYDLNKIKAIIFDVDGVLSRQTITLSSAGEPLRTVNIKDGYAIQLAQKKGVRIVILTGGNSHAIQVRYENLGLEDIFMGCSVKIKTYEEFKQKYSITDEEIIYVGDDIPDYEIMRRCGCPCCPADACSDIKEISTYISACNGGEGVGRDVVEQVLRAKGLWLSDAKAFGW, encoded by the coding sequence ATGATTAATTACGATTTAAATAAAATAAAAGCAATCATCTTTGATGTTGATGGAGTACTGTCAAGACAGACCATCACGCTTTCCAGTGCCGGCGAACCTTTGCGTACTGTTAATATCAAAGATGGCTATGCCATTCAGCTGGCTCAGAAGAAAGGTGTTCGTATCGTAATTCTGACAGGCGGTAATTCTCATGCCATACAGGTACGCTATGAAAATCTTGGTTTAGAGGATATCTTCATGGGGTGTTCTGTAAAGATAAAGACTTATGAGGAGTTCAAGCAGAAATATTCAATTACAGATGAGGAAATAATATATGTAGGTGATGATATTCCTGATTATGAGATTATGCGTCGTTGCGGATGTCCATGTTGCCCAGCAGATGCATGCTCCGATATTAAAGAAATTTCTACTTATATCTCGGCTTGTAACGGAGGTGAAGGTGTGGGACGTGATGTCGTAGAACAGGTACTGAGAGCCAAGGGTTTATGGCTTTCAGATGCTAAGGCGTTTGGCTGGTAG
- a CDS encoding trimeric intracellular cation channel family protein, translating to MIHGDPEFVLTLHSVIEFIGTFAFALSGIRLAASKHYDWLGGFVCGVAVAIGGGTIRDVMLGVRPFWMLSPIYLICTLFAQLVVIACHRYLKRLDNTWFLFDTLGLALFNIAGIQKSLECGFSFWVAIIMGCITGAAGGVIRDVLLNEEPVIFRKEIYAMACVAGGLAYWGLSYLGVSLYITVIVAFCVVCAIRLLAVRYHISLPKLRDEEQTVE from the coding sequence ATGATACATGGCGATCCTGAATTCGTGCTCACGCTTCATAGTGTGATAGAATTCATCGGTACATTTGCTTTTGCCCTTTCGGGCATTCGTCTGGCTGCAAGTAAGCACTATGATTGGCTGGGCGGTTTTGTTTGTGGTGTGGCTGTAGCCATAGGTGGTGGAACCATACGAGATGTGATGCTTGGTGTGCGGCCGTTTTGGATGTTGAGCCCTATCTACCTGATTTGTACGCTGTTTGCACAGTTGGTAGTGATTGCTTGCCACCGCTATCTTAAGCGTCTTGACAATACCTGGTTTCTGTTTGATACCTTGGGCTTGGCGCTTTTCAATATTGCGGGCATCCAGAAGTCGCTCGAATGTGGTTTCTCTTTTTGGGTAGCCATCATCATGGGCTGTATCACGGGTGCTGCAGGCGGGGTTATCCGCGATGTGCTTCTTAATGAAGAGCCGGTCATCTTCCGAAAGGAGATTTATGCGATGGCTTGTGTCGCCGGTGGTTTGGCTTATTGGGGATTGAGCTATCTGGGTGTGAGCCTCTATATTACGGTGATTGTAGCTTTCTGTGTGGTTTGCGCCATCCGATTGCTGGCTGTAAGATACCATATTTCACTCCCGAAGCTGAGGGATGAAGAACAAACAGTAGAATGA
- a CDS encoding Maf-like protein, whose protein sequence is MNYKIILASNSPRRKELLAGLDIPFEVKVISGIDESYPADLDAYQVAEFICKKKAEAYRPLLNGNNSVGELDESETLILTADTVVIAPTAGEQNDLDGKGVILGKPRDAEDARRMLKMLSGKTHHVVTGVCLTTQHKQRSFSVTTEVTFKPLSDDEISYYINHYQPFDKAGAYGIQEWIGYIGCTGLKGSYFNVMGLPVQRIYEELRRI, encoded by the coding sequence ATGAATTATAAGATTATTTTGGCGAGTAATTCGCCTCGCCGCAAGGAACTTCTGGCAGGTTTGGATATTCCTTTTGAGGTGAAGGTGATTAGTGGTATTGATGAAAGTTATCCTGCTGACCTTGATGCTTATCAGGTGGCAGAATTCATCTGCAAGAAAAAGGCTGAGGCTTATCGTCCGCTTTTGAACGGAAATAATAGTGTCGGAGAGTTGGACGAGTCAGAAACTTTGATTCTTACAGCAGATACGGTTGTGATTGCGCCAACAGCTGGCGAACAGAATGATCTGGATGGAAAGGGAGTCATTCTCGGGAAGCCTCGTGATGCTGAAGATGCCAGACGAATGCTGAAGATGTTGAGCGGAAAGACGCATCATGTAGTTACAGGTGTTTGTCTTACTACCCAGCATAAGCAGCGTTCCTTTTCAGTAACAACAGAAGTGACGTTCAAACCGCTTTCTGATGATGAAATCAGTTATTATATAAATCATTATCAGCCGTTTGACAAAGCTGGCGCCTATGGTATTCAGGAATGGATTGGCTACATAGGTTGTACGGGGTTGAAGGGGAGTTATTTTAATGTGATGGGGCTTCCGGTTCAGCGTATCTATGAGGAATTGAGGCGAATTTAG
- a CDS encoding replication-associated recombination protein A, with amino-acid sequence MSEPLAERMRPHTLADYVGQQHLVGEGAVLRKMIDAGRISSFILWGPPGVGKTTLAQIVAQTIKVPFFTLSAVTSGVKDVRDVIERAKSGRFFNSASPILFIDEIHRFSKSQQDSLLGAVEKGIVTLIGATTENPSFEVIRPLLSRCQLYVLKPLEKADLEGLLHRAITQDVELREKNIKLEETGALLRYSGGDARKLLNILELVVESAGSSEIVITDKMVEEQLQQNPLAYDKQGDMHYDIISAFIKSIRGSDPDAALYWMARMIEGGEDPQFIARRVVISASEDVGLANPNALLLANAAFDTVMKIGWPEARIALAEAVVYLATSPKSNSAYLGINDALATVRQTGNLPVPLHIRNAPTKLMKDLGYHDGYKYPHDYPGHFTEQQYLPDELKDARFWHAQHSPSEERLYNWMVTCWGERFKN; translated from the coding sequence ATGAGTGAACCGTTAGCTGAAAGAATGAGACCTCACACGCTTGCTGACTATGTAGGACAGCAGCATTTGGTAGGTGAGGGGGCCGTGCTGCGCAAGATGATTGACGCAGGGCGCATATCCTCTTTTATCCTCTGGGGACCCCCTGGAGTGGGCAAGACTACCCTTGCTCAAATCGTGGCACAAACTATCAAGGTGCCGTTCTTCACCCTCTCTGCGGTGACCAGTGGCGTAAAGGATGTCCGCGACGTGATAGAAAGAGCAAAAAGTGGTAGATTCTTTAATTCGGCTTCTCCTATATTGTTTATTGATGAGATTCACCGTTTCTCCAAGAGTCAGCAGGATTCGCTTTTGGGTGCGGTAGAGAAGGGTATTGTTACGCTGATAGGTGCTACCACCGAGAATCCTTCATTCGAGGTGATTCGGCCGCTGTTGTCCAGATGTCAGCTTTATGTGCTCAAACCGCTCGAAAAGGCTGATCTTGAAGGGCTTCTGCATCGTGCCATTACGCAGGATGTAGAACTCAGAGAGAAGAATATTAAGCTGGAAGAGACGGGCGCGCTGCTGCGATATAGTGGTGGAGATGCCCGCAAACTGCTCAATATTCTGGAACTGGTGGTAGAATCTGCCGGCTCTTCAGAGATTGTGATTACCGACAAGATGGTAGAAGAGCAGTTGCAACAGAATCCGCTGGCTTACGATAAACAGGGTGATATGCATTATGATATTATCTCAGCCTTTATCAAGAGTATTCGCGGAAGCGATCCCGATGCTGCGCTCTATTGGATGGCGAGGATGATAGAAGGAGGAGAAGACCCGCAGTTTATAGCCCGTAGGGTTGTAATTAGTGCCTCTGAGGATGTGGGACTTGCCAATCCGAATGCACTCCTGCTTGCCAATGCTGCCTTCGATACGGTGATGAAGATAGGGTGGCCCGAAGCGCGTATCGCCCTTGCTGAGGCTGTGGTGTATCTTGCCACGAGTCCGAAGAGCAACAGTGCTTATCTGGGCATTAATGATGCGCTGGCTACTGTACGGCAAACAGGTAATCTGCCTGTTCCGCTGCACATCCGCAATGCTCCTACCAAACTGATGAAAGATTTGGGCTATCATGACGGATATAAGTATCCTCACGATTATCCTGGACATTTCACTGAGCAGCAGTATCTGCCAGACGAACTGAAGGATGCCCGCTTCTGGCATGCGCAGCATTCGCCTTCCGAGGAGCGCCTCTACAACTGGATGGTTACCTGTTGGGGAGAAAGATTCAAGAATTAG
- a CDS encoding Fur family transcriptional regulator has product MSEEILAKAHEVLDNYMESNHHRRTPERSTILDTIYSMGEHFSIEDLGRELLKKNFRVSRATLYNTLHLFLELRLVVKHSLADGTKYEASYSEDNHVHQVCTICGKVTEIVAPQVTAAVMDIRMQRFRKDAYALYIYGVCSGCQSKMTRKRKKE; this is encoded by the coding sequence ATGAGTGAAGAAATTTTAGCAAAAGCTCATGAGGTTTTGGACAATTATATGGAGAGCAATCATCACCGGCGCACTCCGGAGCGTTCCACTATCCTCGACACCATTTATTCTATGGGAGAGCATTTCTCGATAGAAGATTTGGGCAGAGAGCTACTGAAAAAGAATTTTCGCGTTAGCAGGGCTACGCTTTATAACACATTGCATCTGTTCCTGGAACTGAGGCTTGTGGTAAAGCACAGTCTGGCAGACGGCACCAAGTATGAGGCCAGTTATAGCGAGGACAATCATGTGCATCAGGTTTGCACGATTTGTGGCAAGGTAACAGAAATTGTAGCACCGCAGGTTACGGCTGCTGTGATGGATATCAGGATGCAGCGCTTTCGTAAAGATGCTTATGCTCTTTACATCTATGGCGTATGCAGCGGCTGTCAAAGCAAGATGACTCGCAAACGCAAAAAAGAATAA
- a CDS encoding SoxR reducing system RseC family protein — translation MNNKIKHSGIVESVEEGCVCIRIVQSSACSACKVAAHCTASESKEKMIEVSTSEASLYHKGDSVVVTADSAVGFRASFYGYLLPLILMVIALVGVLKATHSEGAAALSALGILIPYYVVLYLFRNKLKNKLSFSIES, via the coding sequence ATGAATAACAAAATAAAACATTCTGGCATCGTAGAAAGCGTAGAAGAAGGTTGTGTGTGCATTCGCATTGTACAGTCGTCAGCCTGCAGCGCTTGCAAGGTGGCTGCTCATTGTACTGCATCTGAATCGAAAGAGAAGATGATTGAGGTTTCTACCTCTGAGGCGTCTCTCTACCACAAAGGCGATAGCGTGGTGGTGACTGCTGATTCGGCTGTAGGCTTCAGAGCCAGTTTCTATGGCTATCTCTTGCCGCTGATACTGATGGTGATCGCTTTGGTGGGTGTACTGAAAGCTACTCACTCAGAGGGCGCCGCAGCGCTCTCGGCATTGGGCATTCTCATTCCATACTATGTGGTGCTCTACTTATTCAGAAACAAACTTAAAAACAAACTGAGCTTCTCTATAGAATCATAG
- the hisS gene encoding histidine--tRNA ligase, which produces MAQKPSIPKGTRDFGPVEMAKRNYIFNTIKEVYALYGFQQIETPAMETLQTLMGKYGEEGDKLLFKILNSGDYMNKVSDEDIHSLGSLKLAAKLCEKGLRYDLTVPFARYVVQHREELQMPFKRYQIQPVWRADRPQKGRYREFYQCDADVVGSDSLLNEVELMQIVDTVFTKFGVRVCIKINNRKILTGIAEVIGEAEKIVDITVAIDKLDKIGLDNVNEELRNDGISEDAIEKLQPIISLSGTNDEKLEVIAKVLEGSEVGLKGVEETKFILDTLKTLGLNNEIELDLTLARGLNYYTGAIFEVKALDTPMGSITGGGRYDNLTGIFGLPGLSGVGISFGADRIYDVLGALDLYPKEAVNATQVLFINFGEKETAYCLPIVSAARAAGIRTEIFPDKAKMKKQMSYANAKNIPFVVLAGENEMAQGKVTLKNMETGEQTLVTAEELIAKVNK; this is translated from the coding sequence ATGGCTCAGAAACCAAGTATACCAAAGGGCACGAGAGATTTTGGTCCTGTTGAGATGGCGAAACGCAACTACATCTTCAACACCATCAAGGAAGTGTATGCTCTTTATGGATTCCAGCAGATTGAAACCCCTGCCATGGAAACCCTTCAGACTTTGATGGGCAAGTATGGTGAAGAGGGTGATAAACTGCTTTTTAAGATATTGAATTCAGGCGACTATATGAATAAGGTGAGCGATGAGGATATTCATTCTCTCGGTTCACTCAAATTAGCAGCGAAACTTTGTGAGAAAGGTCTTCGTTATGACCTGACCGTTCCTTTCGCACGTTACGTAGTGCAGCACCGCGAGGAGTTGCAGATGCCTTTCAAACGTTATCAGATTCAGCCAGTATGGCGTGCAGACCGCCCTCAGAAAGGACGTTACCGTGAGTTCTATCAGTGTGATGCTGATGTGGTTGGCTCAGATTCTCTCCTGAATGAGGTCGAATTGATGCAGATTGTTGATACCGTGTTCACCAAGTTTGGTGTTCGTGTATGCATCAAGATTAATAACCGCAAGATTCTTACCGGTATTGCAGAGGTTATCGGCGAGGCTGAGAAGATTGTAGATATCACAGTGGCCATCGATAAGCTTGATAAAATCGGACTTGACAATGTAAACGAAGAGTTGCGCAATGACGGCATTTCTGAAGATGCCATTGAGAAGTTGCAGCCAATCATCTCATTGTCAGGAACTAATGATGAGAAACTTGAAGTGATAGCGAAGGTTCTCGAAGGTTCAGAAGTTGGTTTGAAGGGTGTAGAGGAAACCAAGTTTATCCTCGATACCTTGAAGACTCTTGGCTTGAACAACGAGATAGAACTGGATCTCACCCTGGCTCGTGGCTTGAACTATTATACGGGTGCAATCTTCGAGGTGAAGGCGCTTGATACTCCAATGGGAAGTATTACAGGTGGTGGTCGTTACGACAACCTCACTGGCATTTTCGGTTTGCCAGGTTTGAGCGGTGTTGGTATCAGTTTTGGTGCTGACCGTATTTATGATGTGTTAGGTGCGCTCGACCTTTATCCGAAGGAGGCTGTAAATGCTACTCAGGTACTGTTTATCAACTTCGGTGAAAAGGAGACAGCTTACTGCCTGCCTATAGTAAGTGCAGCTCGTGCAGCCGGTATCCGTACTGAAATCTTCCCTGATAAGGCGAAGATGAAGAAGCAGATGAGCTATGCCAATGCCAAGAATATTCCGTTTGTGGTGCTTGCAGGTGAGAATGAGATGGCTCAGGGCAAGGTTACGCTTAAGAATATGGAAACTGGCGAACAAACCTTGGTTACTGCCGAGGAATTGATAGCCAAAGTAAATAAATAA